One part of the Rutidosis leptorrhynchoides isolate AG116_Rl617_1_P2 chromosome 1, CSIRO_AGI_Rlap_v1, whole genome shotgun sequence genome encodes these proteins:
- the LOC139875041 gene encoding protein ELC-like — protein MVHPQPSPSPSTAQYTQQFLSSVLSQRGPQSLPYSEDVKWLIRNHLLALSEAYPSLHPKTATFTHNDGRSVNLLQSDGTVPMVFQTVTYNIPVVIWLMESYPRHPPFVYVNPTRDMIIKRQHAFVSPSGLVTIPYLQNWVYPSSNLVDLARSLSHYFGIDPPLYSQRRPNPNPNPNPNPNPSFNTGSGSGSIRPAIPPRSYPPSPYGSGTITTATEDPNEVYRRNAINKLVENVHVDVEELRKKREVEMEGMFSAQAVLRQREEELSNGLREMQAEKEGLEQQLQMVLMNTDVLEGWVRENEGKLGGNVLNNVDDAFEPSDSLSKQMLECTAADLAIEDVIYALDKAVQEGAIPVDLYLRNVRLLSREQFFQRATSAKVRAVQMQAHVSSMASRAPPYAV, from the coding sequence ATGGTCCATCCACAGCCATCTCCGTCGCCATCCACCGCACAATACACCCAACAATTCCTCAGTTCCGTCCTCTCTCAACGGGGCCCACAATCCCTCCCATACTCCGAAGACGTCAAATGGTTAATCCGTAACCATCTCCTTGCTCTCTCCGAAGCCTACCCTTCTCTCCACCCTAAAACCGCTACTTTTACTCATAACGATGGCCGTTCCGTTAACCTCCTTCAATCCGACGGCACAGTTCCGATGGTCTTTCAAACCGTTACTTACAACATCCCCGTTGTCATCTGGCTTATGGAATCTTACCCTCGCCACCCGCCGTTTGTTTACGTGAATCCCACGCGCGATATGATCATCAAACGTCAACACGCTTTTGTTAGCCCTTCAGGTTTAGTTACAATCCCTTACTTACAAAATTGGGTTTATCCTAGCTCTAATTTAGTCGATTTAGCTCGCAGTTTGTCGCATTATTTCGGTATCGATCCGCCCTTGTATTCGCAACGTagaccaaaccctaaccctaatccaAACCCTAATCCGAATCCTAGTTTTAATACGGGATCAGGATCGGGATCAATACGGCCGGCGATACCGCCGCGATCATATCCACCATCGCCGTACGGCAGCGGCACGATTACCACGGCAACTGAAGATCCTAACGAGGTTTATCGGCGGAATGCGATTAATAAATTGGTTGAAAATGTACACGTGGATGTTGAGGAGTTGAGGAAAAAGAGGGAGGTTGAAATGGAAGGGATGTTTAGCGCCCAAGCGGTGTTACGGCAACGAGAAGAAGAATTATCGAATGGGTTACGAGAAATGCAGGCCGAAAAGGAGGGTTTAGAGCAGCAATTGCAGATGGTTTTGATGAATACTGATGTGTTAGAAGGTTGGGTTAGAGAGAATGAGGGGAAATTGGGAGGGAATGTATTGAATAACGTTGATGATGCGTTTGAACCGAGTGATTCGTTATCGAAACAGATGTTGGAGTGTACAGCTGCTGATCTTGCTATCGAGGATGTCATTTATGCGTTGGATAAAGCGGTTCAAGAAGGGGCGATACCTGTTGATCTTTATTTGAGAAATGTGAGATTATTGTCACGTGAACAGTTTTTTCAGCGTGCAACGTCTGCGAAAGTTCGGGCTGTTCAGATGCAAGCACATGTTTCAAGTATGGCGTCTAGAGCACCCCCATATGCTGTTTGA